The Ensifer adhaerens genome contains a region encoding:
- the rplJ gene encoding 50S ribosomal protein L10, translated as MERAEKREFVTELNEVFKASGSVVVAHYAGVTVAQMNDFRSKMRAAGGTVKVAKNRLAKIALQGTESEGMTNLFKGQTLIAYSEDPITAPKVVMDFAKTNDKLVVLGGAMGTTTLNAEAVKSLATLPSLDELRAKLLGLLNAPATRVATVVQAPASQLARVFSAYAKKDEAA; from the coding sequence GTGGAAAGAGCGGAAAAACGCGAATTCGTCACGGAGCTGAACGAAGTCTTCAAGGCTTCCGGTTCGGTTGTCGTGGCCCACTATGCTGGTGTCACAGTTGCGCAGATGAACGACTTCCGTTCGAAGATGCGCGCTGCTGGCGGCACCGTCAAAGTCGCGAAAAACCGCCTGGCCAAGATCGCTCTTCAGGGCACCGAGTCGGAAGGGATGACCAATCTCTTCAAGGGTCAGACGCTGATCGCATACAGCGAAGACCCGATCACGGCTCCTAAGGTTGTCATGGATTTCGCCAAGACCAACGACAAGCTCGTTGTTCTCGGTGGCGCCATGGGCACGACCACGCTCAACGCCGAAGCAGTCAAGTCGCTTGCGACCCTGCCTTCGCTCGACGAGCTGCGCGCAAAGCTGCTGGGCCTTCTCAATGCCCCGGCAACCCGCGTCGCAACGGTTGTTCAGGCACCGGCAAGCCAGCTTGCTCGCGTGTTCTCGGCCTATGCCAAGAAGGACGAAGCCGCCTAA
- the rplL gene encoding 50S ribosomal protein L7/L12, producing MADLAKIVEDLSSLTVLEAAELSKLLEEKWGVSAAAPVAVAAAGGAAAPAAAEEEKTEFDVILVDAGANKINVIKEVRGITGLGLKEAKDLVEGAPKPVKEAVSKAEAADLKKKLEDAGAKVDVK from the coding sequence ATGGCTGATCTCGCAAAGATCGTTGAAGACCTCTCCTCGCTGACCGTTCTGGAAGCTGCTGAGCTTTCCAAGCTGCTCGAAGAGAAGTGGGGCGTTTCGGCTGCTGCTCCGGTAGCTGTCGCTGCTGCTGGCGGCGCTGCTGCTCCGGCTGCTGCTGAAGAAGAAAAGACCGAGTTTGACGTTATCCTCGTTGACGCTGGCGCCAACAAGATCAACGTCATCAAGGAAGTTCGCGGCATCACCGGCCTCGGCCTCAAGGAAGCCAAGGACCTGGTCGAAGGCGCTCCGAAGCCGGTTAAGGAAGCAGTTTCCAAGGCTGAAGCTGCTGACCTCAAGAAGAAGCTCGAAGACGCTGGCGCCAAGGTTGACGTCAAGTAA